The DNA window TTAATTAAATGAAAGTTACTTTTGAAAGAGTAATTCCCAATGAGAAAAGCTCCTTTCGCACCATTCATAATAACTCTCCTATTTCAGAATTCAAATGGGAATATCATTATCATCCGGAAATTGAACTTGTATGTGTCATTTCCGGGAGCGGAACCCGACACGTAGGCTACCATAAAAGCAATTATACCCACGGTGATCTTGTACTGATTGGCTCCAATATTCCCCACTCCGGATTTGGTTTGAATTCTATTGATCCGCACGAAGAGATTGTGCTGCAGTTTAAAGAAGAAATTCTTCAGTTCCCGGAACAGGAGACCGAAGCCAGGTCTATCAAAAATTTGCTGGAACTTTCAAAGTATGGGATTCATTTTCATCATAAAGAAAAAAAATCGCTCTTACCCAGACTAAGGCTTATGTTGGAATCGGAAGGTTACAAGAGATATTTACTCCTTCTTGAAATTCTTTTTGAATTGTCTAAATGTAAAGATTATGATCTTTTGAATAAAGAAATCATGCCGTACACGATTATCTCCAAGAACAAAACGCGTCTTGAAAATATCTTCACCTATGTGGAACATCATTATGATAAAGAAATCAACATTGAAGAGGTTGCGAAACTTGCCAACCTGACATTGCCGGCTTTCTGTAACTTTTTTAAAAAGGCCACCCAAATCACTTTCACAGAATTTGTTAATCGTTATCGGATCAATAAAGCATGTCTGCTGATGGCACAAGACAAAACTATTTCAGAATGCAGTTATAGTTGTGGCTTCAAT is part of the Chryseobacterium lactis genome and encodes:
- a CDS encoding AraC family transcriptional regulator; the encoded protein is MKVTFERVIPNEKSSFRTIHNNSPISEFKWEYHYHPEIELVCVISGSGTRHVGYHKSNYTHGDLVLIGSNIPHSGFGLNSIDPHEEIVLQFKEEILQFPEQETEARSIKNLLELSKYGIHFHHKEKKSLLPRLRLMLESEGYKRYLLLLEILFELSKCKDYDLLNKEIMPYTIISKNKTRLENIFTYVEHHYDKEINIEEVAKLANLTLPAFCNFFKKATQITFTEFVNRYRINKACLLMAQDKTISECSYSCGFNNVTYFNRMFKKYTGKTPSEFIKNYSHNKVNVDLKVENETKAKVSF